The following proteins are co-located in the Xanthocytophaga agilis genome:
- the uvrA gene encoding excinuclease ABC subunit UvrA has protein sequence MAKKQNPKLTEVISSNGTDIHTNSPVDLVGYESIEVYGAREHNLKNIDVTIPRNKLIVVTGISGSGKSSLTFDTIYAEGQRRYMESFSAYARSFIGDMERPDVDKINGLSPVISIEQKTTSRNPRSTVGTVTEIYDFLRLLYARAGEAFSYQTGEKMTRQSQDQIIEHILEHFDGQKLTILAPIIKGRKGHYRELFVEIAKKGYTKVRVDGQIQDIVSKMQLDRYAIHDIEIVIDRIIVTDKDRYRLSQSIGKGLTEGKGIIFTQDESGNVQPFSQFLMDSSGLSYDEPAPNTFSFNSPYGWCPVCNGLGNIEEIDPNAVLPDHSLSITRGAIAPLGEYRDIWFFKKLEPVLKKHKLTLSSPLNKYSEEAIKDLLYGSDSTYKIPSEKHAGTMYEYKYEGVIHYLTQQEEFGSEKTMQWVQDYKTIRTCPECNGARLKKEALYFKIADKNIAELAWMDINKLSEWFSDVETRLTERQKIIATEVLKEIRKRIGFLYDIGLTYLTLDRPMKTLSGGEAQRIRLATQIGTQLVGVLYILDEPSIGLHQRDNVRLIKSLQQLRDIGNTVLVVEHDKDMMLDSDYILDIGPGAGRHGGHVVAAGTPREFLKQPSTTAAYLSGKKAIEVPEKRREGNGKFLTLHNARGNNLKNVTLNLPLGQMICVTGVSGSGKSTLIHETLFPILNRHFYNSRREPMPYDSIEGLEHLDKVIEVDQSPIGRTPRSNPATYTGVFTDIRLLFSELPEAKIRGYKPGRFSFNVAGGRCETCEGAGVQMIEMDFLPDVVVPCPTCKGKRYNRQTLEVRFKGKSISDVLDMTVEQAVEYFENQPKILRKVQMLKDVGLDYITLGQHATTLSGGEAQRVKLAEELSKRDTGKTMYILDEPTTGLHFQDIQHLLDVLNKLTDKGNTVLIIEHNLDVIKVADHIVDIGLEGGAAGGRIIAQGVPEEVAKNKESHTAIFLRQELGMA, from the coding sequence ATGGCAAAGAAACAAAATCCAAAGTTGACAGAAGTAATATCCTCTAACGGAACAGACATACATACAAATTCTCCAGTTGATCTGGTTGGCTATGAAAGCATTGAAGTATATGGTGCCCGCGAACACAATCTAAAAAATATTGATGTAACCATTCCCCGAAACAAACTTATTGTGGTGACAGGTATCAGTGGAAGTGGCAAATCCTCTCTTACTTTTGATACGATTTATGCAGAAGGACAACGGCGGTATATGGAGAGCTTCTCTGCGTATGCCAGATCGTTTATTGGAGATATGGAACGTCCGGATGTAGATAAGATCAATGGATTAAGCCCGGTTATTTCTATTGAGCAAAAAACTACTTCCCGTAACCCACGGTCTACAGTAGGAACAGTAACAGAAATTTATGATTTTTTGCGCCTTCTCTATGCACGGGCAGGTGAGGCATTTTCTTATCAAACAGGCGAGAAAATGACCCGTCAGTCGCAGGACCAGATTATTGAGCATATTCTTGAACATTTTGATGGACAAAAACTAACTATCCTGGCGCCAATCATAAAAGGGCGTAAAGGGCATTATCGGGAGTTGTTTGTGGAGATTGCCAAGAAAGGATATACTAAAGTTAGAGTAGATGGACAGATTCAGGATATTGTTTCAAAGATGCAACTGGATCGGTATGCTATTCACGATATTGAAATTGTGATTGACCGGATTATTGTTACAGATAAAGACCGGTATCGTTTGTCTCAATCCATTGGAAAAGGATTGACAGAAGGAAAAGGAATTATCTTTACACAGGATGAGAGTGGAAATGTACAACCCTTCTCTCAGTTTTTGATGGATTCCAGTGGTTTGTCGTATGATGAGCCTGCTCCCAATACATTTTCATTTAACTCCCCGTATGGCTGGTGTCCGGTTTGTAATGGCTTGGGAAATATTGAAGAGATAGACCCGAATGCCGTACTGCCTGATCATTCACTAAGTATTACCCGAGGAGCTATAGCTCCTTTGGGCGAATACAGAGATATATGGTTCTTTAAGAAGCTGGAACCCGTATTAAAAAAGCATAAACTGACATTATCATCGCCTTTAAACAAATACTCAGAAGAGGCTATCAAAGACCTATTGTACGGTTCTGACAGTACATATAAGATACCCAGTGAGAAGCATGCTGGAACCATGTACGAGTACAAATATGAAGGTGTAATCCATTACCTCACACAACAAGAAGAATTCGGTTCAGAAAAGACAATGCAGTGGGTACAAGATTATAAAACCATACGAACCTGTCCGGAATGTAATGGAGCCAGATTAAAGAAAGAAGCCTTATATTTCAAAATAGCTGATAAAAACATTGCTGAGCTAGCCTGGATGGATATTAATAAGCTATCGGAATGGTTTAGTGATGTAGAGACCCGATTAACAGAACGGCAAAAGATTATTGCTACAGAAGTATTGAAGGAAATTCGCAAACGTATCGGGTTTTTATATGATATCGGATTAACCTACCTGACGCTGGATCGTCCAATGAAAACACTTTCTGGTGGAGAGGCTCAACGTATACGGTTGGCTACGCAGATAGGAACTCAGTTGGTAGGAGTGTTATATATTCTCGATGAACCCAGTATCGGATTACACCAACGGGACAACGTTCGGTTGATCAAATCCTTGCAGCAGCTTCGGGATATAGGCAATACCGTATTGGTAGTTGAGCATGATAAAGATATGATGCTGGACTCGGATTATATCTTGGATATAGGTCCGGGGGCTGGTCGTCATGGCGGACATGTAGTAGCTGCCGGAACTCCAAGAGAGTTTCTTAAACAGCCAAGTACTACAGCTGCGTATCTAAGTGGAAAGAAAGCTATTGAAGTACCAGAAAAACGAAGAGAAGGAAATGGTAAGTTTTTGACACTCCATAATGCCAGAGGAAATAACCTGAAAAATGTAACACTAAACCTACCTTTGGGACAGATGATTTGTGTAACAGGAGTTTCGGGGAGTGGTAAATCAACATTGATTCATGAAACGTTGTTTCCAATCCTGAACCGGCATTTTTACAATAGCCGTCGCGAGCCTATGCCATATGATTCCATCGAAGGCCTGGAGCATTTGGACAAAGTGATAGAAGTTGATCAGTCACCTATCGGACGTACACCTCGTAGTAACCCCGCAACGTATACAGGTGTTTTTACAGATATCCGATTGTTATTTTCTGAACTACCAGAAGCAAAGATCAGAGGATACAAACCTGGCCGTTTTTCTTTCAATGTGGCAGGCGGACGCTGTGAAACATGTGAAGGTGCAGGTGTGCAGATGATCGAAATGGACTTCCTGCCGGATGTGGTAGTCCCTTGTCCAACATGTAAAGGGAAACGATATAACCGGCAGACACTGGAAGTGCGCTTCAAAGGAAAGTCTATATCCGATGTACTGGATATGACCGTAGAGCAGGCTGTAGAGTATTTTGAAAATCAACCGAAAATTCTTCGTAAAGTACAGATGCTGAAAGATGTTGGACTAGACTATATCACACTGGGCCAACATGCAACTACTCTGTCTGGAGGAGAAGCACAACGAGTGAAGTTGGCAGAAGAACTTTCCAAGAGGGATACTGGTAAAACCATGTATATTTTGGATGAACCTACAACCGGCTTGCATTTTCAGGATATACAGCATCTGCTGGA
- a CDS encoding sensor histidine kinase, with translation MHTLSEEIKIVLAITVLLFAITFFVIVFVLISQHQHNKYLHEKEELKNIYQQELLRTRLEIQEQTLHYISQEIHDNIGQILSLVKLNLNTVGPVKDEKLQSKLINTKDLVGKALQDLRDLSKTLNTDIIIQSNFSEAIEFELESIQKTGACTTYMEVKGVERKLDAQKQIIIFRIAQEVLNNIIKHAKAQEIQAFIDYRLDSFELIIKDDGTGFDMEELKGADLYEKGSGINNIYTRAKMIQAEVTINSIIQEGTTFRLFIPTTSTI, from the coding sequence ATGCACACCCTCTCTGAAGAAATAAAAATAGTCCTAGCGATTACAGTCCTATTATTCGCCATCACTTTTTTTGTCATTGTATTTGTGCTAATCAGCCAGCACCAGCACAACAAATACCTACATGAAAAAGAAGAGTTGAAGAATATCTATCAACAGGAGTTATTACGCACCAGACTTGAAATTCAGGAACAGACATTACACTATATTTCTCAGGAAATTCATGATAATATTGGTCAGATTCTGTCACTGGTCAAACTTAATCTCAATACGGTTGGCCCAGTAAAGGATGAAAAGCTTCAATCCAAGCTCATCAATACAAAAGACCTTGTTGGAAAAGCATTACAGGACTTACGGGATCTATCTAAAACATTAAACACAGATATTATCATTCAGAGCAACTTTTCAGAAGCCATCGAATTCGAACTGGAATCTATTCAAAAAACGGGAGCCTGTACAACCTATATGGAAGTAAAGGGAGTAGAACGTAAATTGGACGCGCAAAAGCAAATTATTATATTTCGAATTGCTCAGGAAGTCCTGAACAATATTATAAAACATGCCAAAGCGCAGGAGATACAAGCATTTATTGATTATAGGTTAGATTCTTTTGAATTAATCATCAAAGATGATGGAACTGGCTTTGACATGGAAGAATTAAAAGGAGCTGATCTATATGAAAAAGGCTCGGGTATCAATAATATTTATACCCGAGCGAAAATGATACAGGCCGAAGTAACTATTAACAGTATTATTCAGGAAGGTACTACATTCAGACTTTTTATTCCAACGACCTCAACGATTTGA
- a CDS encoding response regulator transcription factor codes for MQQPIGQIQVALVDDHKLFRRGLVELINGFTDYKVVLEATNGKEFIQKLSSEPLPDLVLLDVNMPEMDGYETATWLRKNHPSIKILVLSMYDSETAIIKMLRIGVSGYILKDAETHELKHALDDLIQKGFYYSDLVSGTLAKSIAKPMVETHVQHIHGLNDREIEFLKMVCTELTYKEIADQMCLSVRTIDGYREHLFEKLNVRSRVGLVLFAIRSKIISVS; via the coding sequence ATGCAACAACCTATAGGACAAATCCAGGTAGCACTGGTAGATGACCATAAATTATTTCGCCGGGGTTTGGTTGAATTAATCAATGGATTTACAGATTATAAGGTAGTATTGGAAGCTACCAATGGGAAGGAATTTATTCAGAAATTATCATCAGAGCCTCTTCCTGACTTAGTCTTGCTGGATGTCAACATGCCCGAAATGGATGGATATGAAACAGCAACCTGGCTACGAAAGAATCATCCTTCTATTAAGATACTGGTACTTTCCATGTATGATTCCGAAACGGCTATCATAAAAATGTTGCGTATTGGTGTAAGTGGCTATATTCTGAAAGATGCAGAAACTCATGAGTTAAAACATGCATTGGATGATCTGATTCAGAAAGGATTTTATTATTCAGATCTTGTCAGTGGTACACTGGCAAAGAGCATAGCCAAACCTATGGTAGAAACTCATGTGCAACACATTCACGGATTAAATGACCGGGAAATAGAATTTTTGAAGATGGTATGCACAGAGCTTACCTATAAAGAAATTGCAGATCAGATGTGTCTGAGCGTACGAACCATAGACGGATATAGGGAACATCTGTTTGAAAAATTAAATGTTCGAAGCCGTGTTGGACTTGTACTCTTCGCTATCCGAAGCAAAATTATAAGTGTATCGTAA